Below is a window of Caballeronia insecticola DNA.
GTGACCGAATTCAGCACCGGATCGAACGACGGCTTGATGGAGTAGCTGTTGGTATCGAACGAGATCGAATTCGGGATGTTCACCTTGAGCGAACCATCCTGCTGCTCGGTCACCTGCGTGCCCGTGCCCTTCGAGTCGCCCGAAATCTTGTTGCGGATCGCCTGCCAGTTGTAGCCGGTGATACCGCCGACCGCAGCGCCCGTGGCCGCGCCGATCGCCGCGCCCTTGCCGCCGCCGAAAATGGCGCCGATGCCTGCGCCGGTCGCCGCTCCGACACCCGTGCCGACCGCCGTGTTGGTGCCCTGCTGCGAGGCGCAACCGGCAACGAGCGCACCTGCGACAGCGAACACGGACAGACGGGTCAAGAATTTGGTATTCATCTTCGATCTCCTTAAATCGACAAGCAATTCGGCAAGGTGTGCCGACAGTGCGAAAGGGTCTTCGGACGAGCGTTCGGACGAGCCTCTACAATATTGAGAGATGCGCCCGGCCGCCCCATGCGATGCGTCCCCGGAAACATTTGCAGCGGGATAGTGCAGCGCGCGCGAGCCGCACGCAATCGCTCTAACAATTCCTTTCAATTTCCTCAGTTTGTTGCAAAGCGCCGATGGCCGGATGCAACAAACGTTCCACGGAGTTTCGATGAATCTCGACCGCTCGAAGATCGACACCGCACTCGCCACACTGACCGATCCCAACACCAACCGCAAGCTGGTCGATACGAAGAGCATCCGCACGGTCTCCGTCGATGGCGCGAACGTCTCGGTGAGCATCGTGCTCGGCTATCCGGCGAAATCGCAGTTCGATGCGATCCGCGCAATGGTGACCGACGCGCTGCGCCAGGTGCCCGGCGTCGCGAACGTGACGGTGGACGTTTCGTCGCAGGTCGTGGCGCACGCGGTGCAGCGCGGCGTCAAGCTGCTGCCGAACGTCAAGAACATCATTGCGGTGGCATCGGGCAAGGGCGGCGTCGGCAAGAGCACGACGGCGGCGAATCTGGCGCTGGCGCTGGCGGCCGAGGGCGCGTCGGTCGGCATGCTCGACGCCGACATCTACGGCCCCTCGCTGCCGATGATGCTCGGCATCGCCGGGCGCCCGGAGTCGCCGGACAATCAGACGATGAACCCGCTCGAAGGCCACGGCATCCAGGCGAACTCGATCGGCTTTCTGATCGAGCAGGACAATCCGATGGTCTGGCGCGGCCCGATGGTCACGTCCGCGCTCGAGCAGCTGCTGCGGCAGACCAATTGGCGCGATCTGGATTACCTCGTCGTCGACATGCCGCCGGGCACGGGCGACATCCAGCTCACGCTCGCGCAGAAGGTGCCGGTGACGGGCGCAGTGATCGTCACGACGCCGCAGGACATCGCGCTGCTCGACGCGAAGAAGGGCCTCAAGATGTTCGAGAAGGTCGGCATTCCGATTCTCGGCATTGTCGAGAACATGAGCACGCACATTTGCTCGAACTGCGGCCACGAGGAGCACATTTTCGGCGCGGGCGGCGGCGAGCGCATGGCGAAGGAATACGGCGTGGAGATTCTCGGCCAGTTGCCGCTCGATATCTCCATCCGCGAGCGTACCGACGCGGGCCAGCCGACGGTCGTGTCGGAGCCTGCGAGCCGCATCGCGGAAATCTATCGCGCGATCGCACGTCGTGTGGCGATCTCGATTGCCGAGCGTCAGCGCGACATGACGTCGAAGTTTCCGAGCATCGTCGTGCAGAACACCTGATCGTGCGGAACATCTGAATTCGAGCGCTCGATCGAATCGCCGCGAGCCTTGTGCAATGCGGCTCGCGGTATCATGTCGCCTTCGATGCGCGGCAGCGTGGACGCAGGGGGCGTCGGCGG
It encodes the following:
- a CDS encoding OmpA family protein, whose product is MNTKFLTRLSVFAVAGALVAGCASQQGTNTAVGTGVGAATGAGIGAIFGGGKGAAIGAATGAAVGGITGYNWQAIRNKISGDSKGTGTQVTEQQDGSLKVNIPNSISFDTNSYSIKPSFDPVLNSVTQTLQQHPELIANVIGHTDNTGQPAYNQTLSQNRAQSVASYIATHGVPAQRLSAQGMGQNQPIADNSTEAGRAQNRRVEIYLRATAQPGQVQ
- the apbC gene encoding iron-sulfur cluster carrier protein ApbC translates to MQQTFHGVSMNLDRSKIDTALATLTDPNTNRKLVDTKSIRTVSVDGANVSVSIVLGYPAKSQFDAIRAMVTDALRQVPGVANVTVDVSSQVVAHAVQRGVKLLPNVKNIIAVASGKGGVGKSTTAANLALALAAEGASVGMLDADIYGPSLPMMLGIAGRPESPDNQTMNPLEGHGIQANSIGFLIEQDNPMVWRGPMVTSALEQLLRQTNWRDLDYLVVDMPPGTGDIQLTLAQKVPVTGAVIVTTPQDIALLDAKKGLKMFEKVGIPILGIVENMSTHICSNCGHEEHIFGAGGGERMAKEYGVEILGQLPLDISIRERTDAGQPTVVSEPASRIAEIYRAIARRVAISIAERQRDMTSKFPSIVVQNT